From the Rhinatrema bivittatum chromosome 3, aRhiBiv1.1, whole genome shotgun sequence genome, one window contains:
- the GPR84 gene encoding G-protein coupled receptor 84 yields the protein MSNETDNFSCYDPSIVNYRYVGVTWGIIVSLVGTVGNVLTILAFMLDKKLQTRFNLLIVNLTLADILYCSFLQPFSVDAYLHLYWRSGTIFCRIFGMLLFVSNSVSILTLCLIAVSRYLLINNSRHFDRIFTRVGVVLIMLSTWVIGFSSFAPLWPVFVLVQKVCTCSFHRIRGRPYTTILMAFYFVVGLGCVGVFYFLIHRKVKAAAKALDQYKLKTTNMKTDHVTGTSDHVADASDHVAGTNSDIHGKFQELDSGVDTGVSHSQSIECISVQVTTSKSQSTSDMSPAKSSTPAASCQPKSTNTEFKKVTRMCFVVFLFFVLSYIPFLLLNIFDAKNRAPQVLHMIAANLTWLNSCINPVLYAAMNRQFKEAYQKVFFFAINKFRRRA from the coding sequence ATGTCCAACGAGACAGATAACTTTTCCTGCTATGACCCTTCTATTGTGAATTACCGCTATGTGGGGGTGACCTGGGGGATCATTGTGTCCCTGGTGGGAACAGTAGGGAACGTCTTGACCATTTTGGCTTTCATGTTGGACAAGAAACTGCAGACACGCTTCAACCTCTTGATTGTTAACCTCACCCTGGCGGACATACTCTACTGCTCCTTCCTACAACCCTTCTCTGTGGATGCCTACCTCCACTTATATTGGCGTAGTGGGACCATCTTTTGCCGGATCTTTGGCATGTTGCTCTTCGTATCCAACTCTGTCTCCATCCTGACTCTCTGCCTGATTGCCGTTAGTCGCTATCTGCTCATCAACAACTCCAGGCATTTTGACCGCATTTTCACCAGGGTTGGCGTGGTGCTCATCATGCTAAGCACTTGGGTGATCGGGTTCAGCAGCTTTGCCCCCCTCTGGCCTGTCTTTGTCCTGGTCCAGAAGGTGTGCACCTGCAGCTTCCATCGAATCAGGGGAAGACCTTATACCACAATTCTAATGGCCTTCTATTTTGTGGTGGGCCTTGGGTGTGTTGGAGTTTTCTACTTCCTGATTCATAGGAAGGTAAAGGCAGCTGCTAAAGCTCTGGATCAGTATAAACTGAAGACAACAAACATGAAGACTGACCATGTGACTGGCACCAGTGATCATGTGGCCGATGCCAGTGACCATGTGGCTGGCACCAATTCAGACATCCATGGTAAATTCCAGGAGTTGGACAGTGGGGTGGATACAGGAGTTTCCCATTCCCAGTCCATTGAGTGCATTTCTGTACAGGTGACCACATCCAAAAGCCAGAGTACATCTGACATGAGCCCCGCCAAAAGCTCCACCCCAGCAGCTTCATGCCAGCCCAAGAGCACCAACACGGAATTCAAGAAGGTCACTCGTATGTGCTTTGTGGTCTTTCTCTTTTTCGTCCTTAGCTacatccccttcctcctcctcaatatctttGATGCCAAGAACAGGGCACCTCAGGTGCTTCACATGATCGCTGCCAATCTGACATGGCTCAACAGCTGCATCAACCCAGTGTTGTATGCCGCCATGAACCGGCAGTTCAAGGAGGCCTATCAAAAAGTGTTCTTCTTTGCCATCAACAAGTTCAGAAGGAGAGCCTAG